One Nostoc sp. UHCC 0302 DNA window includes the following coding sequences:
- the hemJ gene encoding protoporphyrinogen oxidase HemJ, translating to MAYSWFKAFHIVGFVVWFAGLFYLVRLFIYHVEANQEPEPARTILKNQYQIMEKRLYSIITTPGMFVTIAMAIGLLTTEPDVLKESWLHIKLLFVAILVGYHHYCARLMKKLAKDECQWSSQQLRALNEAPTVMLVVIVLLAVFKNNLPTDLTAWGIFAMIIFMAVTIQLYAKKRKRDQEKLTAQIGQVPQEQS from the coding sequence ATGGCTTATTCATGGTTTAAAGCATTTCATATAGTTGGATTTGTAGTTTGGTTCGCTGGTTTGTTCTACTTGGTACGTCTATTTATCTATCACGTAGAAGCTAACCAAGAGCCTGAACCAGCACGCACGATATTGAAGAATCAATATCAAATTATGGAAAAGCGCCTCTATAGTATCATCACTACGCCAGGAATGTTCGTGACGATCGCAATGGCGATTGGTTTACTAACCACTGAACCGGATGTTCTCAAAGAAAGTTGGCTGCACATCAAGCTGCTGTTTGTTGCCATACTAGTAGGTTATCATCATTACTGCGCTCGTTTGATGAAGAAGTTAGCGAAAGATGAGTGTCAATGGAGTAGTCAGCAATTACGTGCTTTAAATGAAGCACCTACAGTTATGTTGGTGGTGATTGTATTACTAGCTGTGTTTAAGAATAATCTACCTACGGATCTCACAGCTTGGGGTATTTTCGCCATGATAATTTTTATGGCAGTTACAATCCAACTTTACGCCAAAAAACGCAAGCGTGATCAAGAAAAGCTGACGGCACAGATTGGACAAGTTCCACAAGAACAAAGTTAG
- a CDS encoding alpha/beta fold hydrolase, whose protein sequence is MSITEHKITVDSLEWFYRESSPIGRTDLLPVLLLHGIVSQSYSWRHIIPALGNQGTRAIAPDWIGYGFSAKPEKREFAYTPDAFITALEGFVKALELERFCLVVQGFLGSVGLQYALRHPEQIANIAILNTPISTAAKLPWKIKQMGLPLAGEVMTQDPLLVDRTLEGGSRYRIEDNDLDIYRKPFLKTSASGRSLLATIRNLQLVPAMTEIESGFKQWQQPILIQWGMIDPWLPIDVAENFDNSVPNTELIKLNNVGHYPQEHYHEVILQDLLPFVRRKDA, encoded by the coding sequence GTGTCAATAACAGAACATAAAATAACTGTAGATTCTTTGGAATGGTTCTATCGCGAATCTTCACCAATTGGCAGAACTGATTTATTGCCTGTATTGTTGCTGCACGGCATTGTCTCCCAAAGTTACAGTTGGCGTCATATTATACCTGCTTTAGGGAATCAGGGTACAAGAGCGATCGCTCCAGATTGGATTGGTTATGGCTTTTCAGCAAAACCAGAAAAACGAGAGTTTGCCTACACACCCGATGCATTTATTACAGCTTTAGAAGGATTTGTTAAGGCGTTAGAACTAGAACGTTTTTGTTTAGTTGTGCAAGGATTTTTAGGCTCTGTAGGATTACAATATGCCTTGCGTCATCCAGAACAAATTGCCAACATAGCTATTTTAAATACACCAATTTCAACTGCTGCCAAATTACCTTGGAAAATCAAACAAATGGGTTTACCTTTGGCGGGTGAGGTAATGACCCAAGACCCTCTATTAGTTGACCGAACTTTAGAAGGTGGTAGCCGTTATCGGATAGAAGATAATGATTTAGATATTTATCGAAAACCATTTTTGAAAACTTCTGCATCGGGGCGAAGTCTCTTAGCAACTATTCGGAATTTGCAACTCGTCCCAGCAATGACAGAAATCGAATCTGGCTTTAAACAATGGCAACAGCCAATTCTAATTCAATGGGGTATGATTGACCCTTGGTTACCTATAGATGTAGCAGAAAATTTTGACAATTCTGTACCAAATACTGAATTAATAAAACTTAATAACGTTGGGCATTATCCTCAAGAACATTACCATGAGGTGATTCTGCAAGACCTCTTACCTTTTGTACGTCGTAAAGATGCTTAG
- the psbQ gene encoding photosystem II protein PsbQ — MVRQRSILSFFLVLLATFLISCGGPGTAVVPPSYTPSQIEKIQAYIPEIEAVRDREAELKKYIQAKDWINVSNFIHGPITEARLNLTYITPNLLPKDQDTARQITRDLFNHLVKVNQGASSGNSQLASTNSQAAFADIDKFLQLLPQTNSQSEAS; from the coding sequence ATGGTGCGTCAACGCTCGATTTTGTCATTTTTCCTGGTATTATTAGCTACATTTCTCATTAGTTGTGGCGGCCCTGGTACGGCTGTAGTACCTCCAAGTTACACACCATCTCAAATTGAGAAAATTCAGGCATACATTCCTGAAATTGAGGCTGTGCGCGATCGCGAAGCAGAACTGAAAAAATATATCCAAGCAAAAGATTGGATCAATGTGAGTAACTTTATACATGGCCCCATAACAGAAGCAAGGTTGAATCTGACTTATATCACTCCCAACCTTCTACCCAAAGACCAAGATACAGCACGTCAAATAACGCGAGATTTATTTAACCACTTGGTTAAAGTTAATCAAGGGGCTAGTTCTGGTAACAGTCAGCTAGCCTCGACTAACTCCCAAGCAGCTTTCGCAGATATTGACAAATTCCTCCAACTGCTTCCTCAGACGAATAGTCAATCAGAAGCAAGTTAG
- a CDS encoding amino acid ABC transporter ATP-binding protein produces MSNAVIRTEFLYKSFGKLDVLKDISTEICQGEVVAILGPSGSGKSTFLRCLNLLEYPTKGRIYFHEQEITQAKANIGNIRQRLVMVFQHFNLFPHMTVLQNVSYAPIKVKGLDKQQAQNLGLELLGKVGLAEKADVYPSKLSGGQKQRVAIARALAMEPEMILFDEPTSALDPEMVKDVLEVMKALALTGITMAIVTHEMGFAREVASRIMFLDQGRLAEDTSPDEFFQNPRCDRAKQFLEKML; encoded by the coding sequence GTGAGTAATGCAGTAATTCGCACAGAATTCTTGTATAAATCCTTTGGTAAACTCGACGTTCTCAAAGATATTTCCACCGAGATTTGCCAAGGTGAAGTAGTTGCTATCCTCGGCCCTTCCGGTTCGGGTAAGTCTACCTTTCTGCGATGTCTAAATTTGCTTGAATATCCCACTAAAGGACGAATTTATTTTCACGAACAAGAAATTACTCAAGCCAAGGCAAACATCGGTAATATTCGCCAACGTTTAGTAATGGTATTTCAACACTTTAATTTGTTTCCCCACATGACGGTGCTGCAAAATGTCAGCTATGCACCCATTAAAGTTAAAGGGTTGGATAAGCAGCAAGCGCAAAATCTGGGCTTAGAATTGCTGGGTAAAGTAGGTTTAGCAGAAAAAGCAGATGTCTACCCTTCTAAATTATCTGGGGGACAGAAACAACGGGTAGCGATCGCCCGTGCATTAGCAATGGAACCTGAGATGATTTTGTTTGATGAACCCACCTCTGCTTTAGATCCAGAAATGGTTAAAGATGTGCTGGAAGTCATGAAAGCGTTGGCGTTAACCGGAATCACAATGGCAATTGTCACCCATGAAATGGGATTTGCCAGGGAAGTCGCTAGTCGGATTATGTTCCTTGATCAAGGGAGGTTAGCAGAAGATACCTCACCAGACGAGTTTTTTCAAAATCCTCGGTGCGATCGCGCCAAGCAGTTTTTAGAAAAAATGCTTTAG
- a CDS encoding ATP-binding protein has product MKKHRSTSIKAFPLQLVLIVPFVLQIFGAVGLVGYLSFKNGQKAVNDLADQLMNRTSAMVNQHLNSYLSIPHKLNQINADAIQMGLLDVRDRKTLGKYFWKQMQAYDLSYIGIGLTTGEGAGAARYDGKTVTIDDWGSKLPNNSYTYATDNQGDRTHVITIFDWDNFNMPWYTQPVKAGKPVWSQIFTWNYPNHPYIVASGGQPIYNAQHQLLGMVGTDIHLLKLSEFLRRLDVSRTGQVFIMERNGMLIANSSTQQPFTLVKDNIQRLKATESKDPTVQGIAKQIEQNFKGFQSITKPKKLKLDWQGKPHFVYVTPWRDQYGLDWLVVVSVPEQAFMAQIDANTHTTILLCLGALAVATVMGYFTSGWIIHPILRLNRASQVMASGNLNQVVDVSNIQELNTLAHSFNYMAGQLQQSFTALENSKAELENRVEERTAELKTTLSELQRTQAQVVQSEKMSSLGQLVAGVAHEINNPVNFIHGNISHLNEYTQDLLRMIYLYQQRHSSDDPEIAALADEIDLEFLVEDLQKMLSSMKMGTDRIRNIVLSLRNFSRMDEAEFKAVDIHEGIESTLLILQYRLKDKPEYPAIEIIRDYGNLPQVECYAGQLNQVLMNVLVNAIDALEDANAQRTYEQIKENPGRINIRTSVNNSQWVEIAIADNGLGMPEQVKNRIFDPFFTTKVVGKGTGMGMAISYQIIIEKHGGKFECFSTLGQGSEFIIKLPIQQQFCKAA; this is encoded by the coding sequence ATGAAGAAGCATCGCTCTACCTCAATTAAAGCTTTCCCACTACAGCTTGTTCTAATTGTTCCATTTGTTTTACAAATTTTTGGGGCAGTTGGTTTGGTTGGCTACCTGTCATTTAAAAATGGACAGAAAGCTGTGAATGATCTAGCAGACCAGTTGATGAACCGAACAAGCGCTATGGTAAATCAACATCTAAATTCCTATCTATCTATTCCCCACAAGTTGAACCAGATTAATGCTGATGCAATTCAAATGGGATTATTAGATGTGCGCGATCGCAAAACCCTTGGTAAATATTTTTGGAAACAGATGCAGGCGTATGATTTGTCATATATCGGTATCGGATTGACCACAGGTGAAGGGGCAGGAGCCGCACGTTATGATGGCAAAACCGTCACCATCGATGATTGGGGTTCTAAACTTCCGAATAATAGCTACACTTATGCCACCGATAACCAAGGCGATCGCACTCATGTCATCACTATTTTTGATTGGGATAACTTCAATATGCCCTGGTATACACAACCAGTGAAAGCAGGTAAGCCTGTCTGGTCGCAGATTTTTACCTGGAATTATCCCAATCATCCATATATCGTTGCTTCCGGCGGTCAACCAATTTATAACGCGCAGCATCAATTGCTGGGGATGGTTGGTACAGATATCCATCTGTTGAAGCTTAGCGAGTTTTTACGGCGTTTGGATGTCAGCCGTACTGGGCAGGTTTTTATTATGGAGCGCAATGGTATGTTGATTGCAAACTCTAGCACTCAACAACCCTTTACCTTAGTCAAAGACAATATTCAACGGTTGAAAGCTACAGAAAGTAAAGATCCGACAGTTCAAGGTATTGCCAAACAAATAGAGCAGAACTTCAAGGGATTCCAATCCATTACCAAACCGAAAAAACTTAAGCTGGATTGGCAAGGGAAACCGCATTTTGTATATGTCACTCCTTGGCGTGACCAATATGGGCTGGATTGGCTAGTAGTGGTTAGTGTACCAGAACAGGCTTTTATGGCACAAATCGATGCTAACACCCATACTACGATTTTGCTTTGTTTAGGAGCATTGGCTGTAGCAACTGTTATGGGCTACTTCACATCCGGCTGGATTATACATCCGATTCTGCGATTGAACCGAGCAAGTCAAGTAATGGCATCCGGCAACTTAAACCAAGTAGTGGATGTCAGCAATATCCAAGAACTCAACACACTCGCTCATTCTTTTAATTACATGGCAGGGCAATTGCAACAATCCTTTACCGCCCTAGAAAATAGTAAGGCAGAACTAGAAAACCGAGTGGAAGAACGTACAGCCGAACTCAAAACTACATTGAGTGAGTTGCAGCGTACCCAAGCACAAGTTGTTCAGAGTGAAAAGATGTCTAGTCTCGGTCAACTAGTAGCAGGGGTGGCACATGAAATCAACAACCCAGTGAACTTTATTCATGGCAACATTAGTCACCTAAACGAATACACTCAAGATTTGTTGCGGATGATCTATCTTTATCAGCAACGTCATTCTAGTGATGATCCAGAAATTGCAGCATTGGCAGACGAAATTGATCTGGAGTTCCTCGTTGAGGATTTACAGAAGATGCTGTCTTCAATGAAAATGGGGACTGACCGAATTCGCAACATAGTCTTATCACTGCGGAACTTTTCACGCATGGATGAAGCAGAATTTAAAGCAGTTGACATTCATGAAGGTATTGAAAGTACACTGTTGATTCTTCAATATCGGCTCAAAGACAAACCAGAATATCCAGCAATTGAAATAATTCGAGATTATGGTAACTTGCCCCAAGTAGAATGCTACGCTGGACAACTCAATCAAGTCTTGATGAATGTTCTAGTAAATGCAATCGATGCCTTAGAGGACGCAAATGCCCAACGCACCTATGAACAGATAAAAGAAAATCCCGGTCGAATTAATATTCGTACCTCAGTTAATAATTCGCAGTGGGTAGAAATTGCGATCGCTGATAACGGGCTAGGAATGCCAGAACAGGTTAAAAACCGAATATTCGATCCTTTCTTCACTACCAAAGTTGTAGGCAAAGGGACTGGCATGGGTATGGCAATCAGCTATCAAATTATTATTGAAAAACATGGCGGTAAATTCGAGTGTTTCTCTACCCTTGGTCAAGGAAGTGAGTTCATAATTAAACTACCTATCCAGCAACAATTTTGTAAAGCAGCCTAA
- a CDS encoding DUF4340 domain-containing protein gives MKLPRTTLILILLALGLGGFVYFYEIKGGTQQEEIKKQKQKIFSFAADDVQSLTVRTKKLTINLERNSQSTNPKWLIKSPISEPANDAIVSYLMDLLVKGKSEQSLLSSTNQLGEFGLAQPQATINITLKNQQSHQLILGKSDFNRRFLYAQTDSTTKPNGNINVLLVSTDFANAVNRELSEWKEPVDNSQKLPPLSIPLPTPTNSK, from the coding sequence ATGAAATTGCCGCGAACGACTTTAATTTTGATATTGCTAGCGCTGGGTTTAGGTGGATTTGTTTATTTCTATGAAATTAAAGGTGGTACTCAGCAAGAAGAAATAAAGAAGCAAAAGCAGAAAATTTTCTCTTTTGCTGCTGATGATGTTCAATCTTTGACAGTAAGAACTAAAAAGCTCACTATCAATCTGGAACGTAATAGTCAATCTACTAACCCAAAGTGGTTAATCAAATCTCCGATATCAGAACCAGCAAATGATGCTATTGTTTCTTATTTGATGGATTTATTGGTCAAGGGTAAAAGTGAACAGTCTTTATTATCATCAACAAACCAACTTGGAGAATTTGGTTTAGCTCAACCCCAGGCAACTATCAATATAACCCTGAAAAATCAACAAAGTCATCAGTTAATTTTAGGTAAGTCTGACTTTAACCGACGTTTTTTGTATGCTCAAACTGATTCCACTACTAAACCCAATGGAAATATAAATGTGCTGTTAGTATCTACAGATTTTGCAAATGCCGTAAATCGAGAATTATCAGAGTGGAAAGAACCAGTAGATAATAGTCAAAAACTTCCTCCATTAAGTATTCCTCTACCGACTCCGACAAACAGCAAATGA
- a CDS encoding FAD-dependent oxidoreductase, with translation MSHVAVIGCGVVGAAIAYELSQVKGLKITVFDRQAPAQASTGAALGVLMGAISQKIKGKAWQMRATSIQRYETLIPELEALTGRQLPFNRQGILSLLSEHLDPPNPPLKGGQGGISAWEKLIEIRQSQGWHLEIWDTAKLKNICPQVDNAKITGAVYSPQDRQLDPAALTLALVEAAQHNGVTFKFGVAVLGVPMLAKTTLEASTKCTAIETTEGEIAADWIVIAAGLGSTPLTAQLNQTVEIRPVLGQALQLSLGRPLGNPDFQPAITGNDVHIVPVGNDDYWVGATVEFSTDGDEIPPDKQLLESVREQAITFCPELAAATILRTWSGLRPRPEGRPAPVIGKLPGFSNVLLATGHYRNGVLLAPATACAIREMIISQGTGGWGLGTEEQGEK, from the coding sequence ATGAGTCATGTAGCCGTAATCGGTTGTGGTGTAGTTGGGGCAGCGATCGCTTATGAACTAAGTCAAGTTAAAGGGCTGAAAATTACAGTTTTTGACCGACAAGCACCAGCACAAGCTTCTACAGGTGCTGCACTTGGGGTTTTAATGGGCGCAATCAGCCAAAAAATTAAGGGTAAAGCTTGGCAGATGCGAGCAACTAGCATCCAACGCTATGAAACTTTAATTCCAGAACTAGAAGCTTTAACAGGTCGCCAACTCCCTTTCAACCGCCAAGGAATTCTTAGTCTTTTATCTGAACATTTAGATCCCCCCAACCCCCCTTTAAAAGGGGGGCAAGGGGGGATCTCAGCATGGGAAAAGTTAATAGAAATTCGCCAATCTCAAGGCTGGCATTTAGAAATTTGGGACACTGCGAAACTCAAGAATATTTGTCCTCAAGTCGATAACGCAAAAATTACTGGCGCTGTCTATTCTCCTCAAGACCGCCAACTCGATCCAGCTGCTCTGACATTAGCTTTAGTTGAGGCTGCCCAGCACAACGGCGTAACTTTCAAATTTGGTGTGGCTGTTTTGGGTGTGCCAATGCTAGCGAAAACAACTCTGGAAGCATCTACAAAATGTACTGCAATTGAAACTACAGAGGGAGAAATTGCCGCAGATTGGATTGTCATAGCTGCGGGTCTAGGTTCAACGCCACTGACGGCACAATTAAACCAAACGGTTGAGATCCGCCCTGTCCTAGGTCAAGCATTGCAACTAAGCTTGGGGCGTCCGTTGGGCAATCCTGACTTTCAACCAGCAATTACTGGTAATGATGTCCATATTGTTCCTGTAGGTAATGATGATTATTGGGTGGGTGCAACAGTAGAATTTTCCACCGATGGAGATGAAATACCGCCAGATAAACAACTACTGGAGTCTGTTAGAGAACAAGCGATCACCTTTTGCCCAGAATTAGCAGCAGCAACTATTCTCCGCACTTGGTCAGGGTTACGTCCCCGTCCTGAAGGACGCCCAGCACCAGTTATTGGTAAGCTACCTGGGTTTAGTAATGTCCTTTTAGCCACCGGACACTATCGCAACGGCGTTTTACTAGCACCCGCAACAGCTTGTGCAATTCGTGAGATGATTATTTCTCAGGGGACTGGGGGCTGGGGACTGGGGACTGAGGAGCAGGGGGAGAAATAA
- a CDS encoding DUF6671 family protein, with protein sequence MENQQLLSNRVGILATMHQKERVIAPLLEQELGIKVIVPHDFNTDVFGTFTREVKRPVTQIAAARLKAEKALESTGETLAIASEGSFVPHPSFPFIYSNREIIILLDKVNNLEIIGEEFSLETNFNYQVVENLEEVNDFAKKVGFPEHGIVIRFEQTAQKQTEIIKGIITEEKLLEAVNYAWNNSPDSKVYLETDMRALYNPTRMKNIEKATYDLVRKFNSQCPKCAEPGFTITKNIKGLPCAICYLPTPLTRSVISQCKKCHFIQEQLFPEGKDFADPAQCTYCNP encoded by the coding sequence ATGGAAAATCAGCAATTATTGAGTAATCGAGTGGGCATACTGGCTACAATGCATCAAAAAGAAAGAGTGATTGCCCCTTTATTAGAACAGGAATTAGGAATTAAAGTTATAGTACCTCATGACTTTAATACTGATGTTTTTGGAACATTTACTAGAGAAGTAAAACGCCCTGTAACCCAAATAGCAGCAGCAAGATTAAAAGCTGAAAAAGCACTAGAAAGTACAGGTGAAACTTTAGCGATCGCTAGTGAGGGTAGTTTTGTACCTCATCCTAGCTTCCCTTTTATTTACTCTAACAGAGAAATTATTATTTTATTAGATAAAGTAAACAATCTAGAAATTATTGGAGAAGAATTTTCTCTTGAAACCAATTTTAATTATCAGGTAGTAGAAAATCTAGAAGAAGTAAATGATTTTGCTAAAAAAGTTGGTTTTCCTGAACATGGTATAGTAATTAGATTTGAGCAGACAGCCCAAAAGCAAACTGAGATTATCAAAGGTATAATTACAGAAGAAAAACTGTTAGAAGCTGTTAATTATGCCTGGAATAATTCTCCAGATAGCAAAGTGTATCTTGAAACAGATATGCGGGCGCTTTATAATCCCACACGCATGAAAAATATAGAAAAAGCTACCTATGACTTGGTAAGAAAATTTAACAGCCAATGCCCAAAGTGTGCAGAACCTGGTTTTACAATAACTAAAAATATTAAAGGATTGCCCTGTGCAATTTGTTATTTACCTACTCCTTTGACTCGTTCAGTAATTTCTCAATGCAAAAAATGTCATTTTATTCAAGAGCAATTATTTCCTGAAGGTAAAGATTTTGCCGATCCAGCCCAATGTACTTACTGTAATCCTTAA
- a CDS encoding ABC transporter permease subunit (The N-terminal region of this protein, as described by TIGR01726, is a three transmembrane segment that identifies a subfamily of ABC transporter permease subunits, which specificities that include histidine, arginine, glutamine, glutamate, L-cystine (sic), the opines (in Agrobacterium) octopine and nopaline, etc.), with translation MKKRKVLLLTMLFAAIVTISAIAQAAPSLGKDTLTLITSPDYPPYEFYDTKGGKRQIVGFDIDIANTLAQKLGFKLKIMESDFNGLIPALQANRADFVMAGMTPTPERQKNVDFSIIYYEAKDTIVAPKGSNFKQSQDLSGKKVGVQLGTIQEQNARKIAQKVPGIQLKQLNKVPEVVQEIKSKRIDAAIVEDTVAKGFAQANPDLEVNVIPSESASGSAIAFPKNSGLVEPFNKVLQQMKDQGELQKLATKWFSQNTTANTTSSPKGGLNLDFRRILPDIPFILQGIPLTLLFTLLSVSMGLVWGTILSLLKITGIKPLTWLANAYTSVFRGTPLLLQLALVYYATPQLTGYDISALEAGVLTFTLNSGAYMSETIRGGIQAVDKGQSEAAMSMGVPYWLMMWDVILPQALKNILPALVNETIGLLKDSALVSTIGVVEILRSAQIVGANKYIYFEPLLFAGLIYYILVMGMTFGASALERRLRQSE, from the coding sequence ATGAAGAAACGAAAAGTATTGCTATTGACGATGCTGTTTGCAGCAATTGTGACAATCAGTGCGATCGCCCAAGCAGCCCCATCTCTCGGCAAAGATACACTGACTTTAATTACCTCGCCAGATTATCCTCCCTACGAGTTTTATGACACTAAAGGGGGTAAACGCCAAATAGTTGGCTTTGATATTGATATTGCTAATACCCTTGCTCAAAAACTGGGTTTTAAACTCAAGATTATGGAGTCCGATTTTAATGGCTTAATTCCGGCACTCCAGGCAAACCGGGCTGATTTTGTGATGGCAGGGATGACTCCTACCCCAGAACGTCAGAAAAACGTTGATTTTTCCATTATTTATTACGAAGCTAAAGATACAATTGTCGCTCCCAAAGGTAGTAATTTCAAGCAATCACAAGATTTATCAGGAAAAAAGGTTGGGGTACAACTGGGAACTATCCAAGAGCAAAATGCTAGGAAAATTGCCCAAAAAGTTCCAGGTATTCAACTAAAGCAACTCAACAAAGTGCCAGAAGTAGTTCAAGAAATTAAATCTAAGCGAATTGATGCCGCAATTGTTGAGGATACTGTTGCTAAAGGATTTGCCCAAGCCAACCCAGATTTAGAAGTTAACGTTATTCCCTCAGAGTCAGCGAGTGGATCAGCGATCGCTTTTCCCAAAAACTCAGGTCTGGTGGAACCGTTTAACAAAGTCCTGCAACAAATGAAAGATCAGGGCGAATTACAAAAACTCGCTACCAAGTGGTTTTCACAAAACACCACTGCTAATACTACATCTTCTCCTAAAGGCGGGCTAAATCTCGACTTCAGGAGAATTCTTCCAGACATTCCCTTTATCCTCCAGGGAATACCCTTAACTTTATTGTTCACTCTCTTATCAGTATCTATGGGGTTAGTCTGGGGAACAATACTGTCACTTTTAAAGATTACTGGCATCAAACCGCTTACCTGGCTGGCTAATGCCTACACTTCTGTATTTCGAGGCACACCCCTGTTGTTACAGTTGGCATTGGTCTATTATGCAACACCCCAACTAACAGGTTATGATATTTCAGCATTGGAAGCAGGGGTATTAACTTTTACCCTCAACTCTGGGGCTTATATGTCGGAAACTATTCGCGGTGGGATTCAGGCAGTTGATAAAGGGCAGAGTGAAGCAGCAATGTCTATGGGTGTTCCCTACTGGTTGATGATGTGGGATGTGATTTTACCCCAAGCATTGAAGAATATTCTGCCAGCGTTAGTGAATGAAACTATTGGATTGTTGAAAGATTCGGCGCTAGTGTCAACCATTGGTGTGGTGGAAATATTACGCAGCGCCCAAATAGTCGGGGCAAATAAATATATCTACTTTGAACCACTGTTGTTTGCAGGATTAATCTACTACATTCTAGTCATGGGTATGACCTTTGGAGCATCCGCTTTAGAAAGGAGGTTAAGGCAAAGTGAGTAA
- the purU gene encoding formyltetrahydrofolate deformylase, whose product MTNPTATLLISCPDQRGLVAKFANFIYSNGGNIIHADQHTDFAAGLFLTRIEWLLDGFNLPREFIAPAFNAIAQPLSAKWELHFSDTIPRIAIWVSRQDHCLFDLIWRQRAKEFIAEIPLIISNHSNLKVVAEQFSIDYQYIPITKDNKAEQEAQQLELLRQYKIDLVVLAKYMQIVSADFIAQFPQIINIHHSFLPAFVGANPYQRAFERGVKIIGATAHYATADLDAGPIIEQDVVRVSHRDEVDDLVRKGKDLERVVLARAVRSHLQNRVLVYGNRTVVFE is encoded by the coding sequence ATGACAAATCCGACAGCAACATTGCTCATTTCTTGCCCAGATCAACGAGGACTAGTAGCTAAATTTGCCAATTTTATCTATTCTAATGGTGGTAATATTATCCATGCAGATCAACATACAGATTTTGCCGCTGGGCTATTTCTCACCCGCATTGAATGGCTGTTAGATGGGTTTAATTTACCGCGAGAGTTTATTGCCCCGGCATTTAATGCGATCGCTCAACCTTTGAGTGCTAAATGGGAGCTACACTTTTCTGATACTATACCACGCATTGCTATTTGGGTAAGTCGGCAAGACCATTGTTTATTTGACTTAATTTGGCGACAACGTGCTAAAGAGTTTATTGCTGAGATTCCACTAATTATTAGCAATCATTCTAATTTAAAGGTAGTAGCAGAGCAATTTAGTATCGACTATCAATATATTCCTATCACTAAAGACAACAAAGCAGAACAAGAAGCCCAACAATTAGAATTACTGCGGCAGTACAAAATTGATTTAGTTGTTTTGGCGAAATATATGCAGATTGTTAGTGCAGATTTTATTGCTCAATTTCCGCAAATTATTAATATTCATCACTCATTTTTACCAGCTTTTGTAGGCGCAAATCCTTACCAGAGGGCTTTTGAACGCGGCGTGAAAATTATTGGTGCTACGGCTCATTATGCGACTGCTGATTTAGATGCAGGCCCGATTATTGAACAGGATGTGGTACGTGTCAGTCACCGCGATGAAGTTGATGATTTGGTGAGAAAAGGTAAAGATTTAGAGCGAGTTGTATTAGCAAGAGCAGTGCGATCGCATTTACAAAATCGGGTGTTAGTCTATGGAAATAGAACAGTAGTATTTGAGTAA